The Trichoderma atroviride chromosome 5, complete sequence genome contains a region encoding:
- a CDS encoding uncharacterized protein (EggNog:ENOG41) produces MNPINLAFGAIKLPSLFSTCLDVIEKIDDYRHFRADERALAIQFASHRLRFKKWGKALGLSRETIDPSEKRHEALTDPETLQTVRHIIDAAQEILNKQEKNSQSDDILRNESSIENGPSVTKSLVELSRSSTKARVAKVAWALRGKSRREGQVELFGRLVQHLYYLVPIDALPQLMIGLAVQDGSQTMASNAPWASEMKTVLKKLEDKAETEILRELHAWLSQYPPNEIFEEALQARLDDTCGWILERLVFKDWFTLQGDELKLKLLWINGPAGFGKTILCAGIVEHLLATAKTPVAYFFFSSDFESRNDPYEAIRCWISSIMFQNKIIFDCVRMSRETHLGSVATRTVTMRLLQEIVHILPGCIFIIDGLDECTWLGNDTIRATDSITHFLEHLDHAIADSATRIIITSRDEPMIRAGIQNMESAILEHRISPDDINSDIQNYSRSIVEKKLFKKSKMIKEEISQKMATQCAGQFLWLKLQENSLRAWKNLKQLQDTIDKTPSGLEGLYQRNWARMAQLPEEERHRAFTLLRWVTFAAKPLTVAELTEAALISINCDEYPLGDLPDTIDDEYINSEILGLCGSLLNIYENSSDPGSSTVRLTHFSIKQYYLYQDPHSRSILIQNEHLRHSNEKRENTIIAQICLRYIQYEEAWGISASNNSSQVQGSFRDYAAEFWSHHAREGDEEDGLMNKLIDALFDSHDLTIWERWREYYDSKEKSRAETSTEDSKSEDTKRKQKDLAPFTQPSPIFYAAKLNLTNLTLRLIRKHPDRLDDRSISGETALAAACGNGNEQIAQTLISSGADISLKTWSGQSPLHLAARNGHLNLVRLLLESGSEVNGAGFHQATPLHSAAEAKQTEIAKLLLQYGANVIATDSDGHPPLFFALRRNDINMAHLFIAAAPDQIKQAGKYYKWLPLHFTAHFGIVESMRLLLDCGADPDLVSDLGSTALALATDNSEIVHLLIEKGADLNIRDSSGKTAMMFAAWDKNSEILRMLVENGANLDMVDDKGVCALHYAVVSGSVDCVRILLAAGADQELLMSENEYSPLLLASEDGQTEIVRLLLENGANPEIKTTEPTTPLSVAIAGRHAEVVSILLEYGADYTAAFFRSALVPSVFAASLGQIPILEVLLSYGVDISLPTPRGITPLMGASMALQLYTMRFLLDKGADITAVDGSGRSVLFYAAEQGGADAIKLLLSNGANVFAIDNDGWTVLHFAAFRGHADVVRVLLEAGADRHATIPRGYTALFYAVGRGHIETLHVLLDAGLTTLDQAEDSILHVASLYGQFEVIRDQLRISDQGSIDQTEAEGRTPLFNAAMRGYGDIVELLLSQNADVNKRDRYNSSALFAAVRNEHLEVVKQLLAIDQVVLDYEDCFGRSVFSWAYRSKNRELIELLELAAAKRKLEVQSHADTSAPSESYTFGLNTSWCDICTRCIRLGAKYFECKLCADFMICSECAAAGLKCRETSHVWESRS; encoded by the coding sequence ATGAACCCCATAAACCTCGCGTTTGGAGCTATCAAACTCCCCAGCTTGTTCTCAACCTGCCTGGATGTCATCGAGAAAATTGACGACTACAGGCATTTTAGGGCTGATGAGCGTGCTTTAGCTATTCAGTTCGCATCCCACAGACTGCGATTCAAAAAGTGGGGGAAAGCCCTTGGGCTGAGTCGCGAGACGATAGATCCCTCTGAAAAGCGGCACGAGGCTCTCACAGATCCGGAAACGCTGCAAACAGTACGCCATATTATTGATGCAGCGCAAGAAATCTTGaacaagcaagaaaaaaatagccAAAGTGATGATATCCTACGGAATGAGTCGAGTATTGAAAATGGTCCCTCTGTCACTAAAAGTTTGGTCGAGCTGTCTCGATCGAGTACCAAAGCAAGAGTGGCGAAGGTTGCATGGGCACTGAGAGGCAAAAGTAGGCGGGAAGGACAAGTAGAGCTATTTGGGCGACTGGTTCAGCATCTATACTACCTGGTTCCCATCGACGCCTTGCCACAGCTCATGATAGGGCTTGCAGTCCAGGATGGTTCGCAGACAATGGCCAGCAATGCGCCTTGGGCTTCCGAAATGAAGACTGTCCTTAAAAAACTAGAAGATAAGGCAGAAACAGAAATACTGCGCGAGCTGCACGCCTGGTTGTCTCAGTACCCTCCCAATGAGATTTTTGAAGAGGCTCTTCAGGCTCGACTTGACGATACCTGTGGCTGGATCCTCGAACGGCTAGTATTTAAGGATTGGTTCACTCTCCAGGGAGACGAACTGAAGCTCAAACTGTTATGGATCAACGGACCTGCTGGCTTTGGGAAGACCATACTTTGCGCCGGAATAGTCGAACATCTATTGGCAACAGCTAAAACACCCGTCGcctactttttcttctcgtctGATTTTGAGAGCCGAAATGACCCATACGAGGCGATTCGATGTTGGATTTCCAGCATCATGTTCCAGAATAAGATTATTTTTGACTGCGTGCGCATGAGTCGAGAGACTCATCTTGGATCCGTAGCAACTCGGACTGTCACTATGCGGTTGTTACAAGAAATAGTCCACATTCTTCCAGGGTGTATCTTCATAATTGATGGGCTTGACGAGTGCACTTGGCTGGGGAATGATACTATCCGGGCCACTGACTCTATAACACACTTTTTAGAGCATCTGGATCATGCAATTGCCGACTCAGCGACAAGAATTATCATCACCAGCAGAGATGAGCCCATGATTCGAGCTGGCATTCAGAACATGGAGAGCGCGATACTTGAGCACAGAATCAGCCCAGATGACATCAATAGCGATATTCAAAACTATTCCAGAAGTATTGTTGAGAAAAAATTGTTTAAGAAAAGCAAGATGATTAAGGAAGAGATATCTCAAAAAATGGCAACGCAATGCGCCGGACAGTTCCTTTGGCTTAAGCTGCAGGAAAATTCTTTACGAGCATGGAAAAATTTGAAGCAGCTACAAGACACGATTGATAAAACTCCTTCTGGTTTAGAAGGCCTGTATCAAAGAAACTGGGCTAGAATGGCACAGCTAccggaagaggagaggcatAGAGCTTTTACGTTGCTCCGTTGGGTCACATTCGCAGCAAAGCCTTTGACAGTCGCTGAACTCACAGAAGCCGCGCTGATCAGCATTAATTGTGATGAATATCCCCTGGGCGATCTTCCAGATACAATTGACGACGAATATATTAACAGCGAAATACTTGGGCTTTGCGGCTCACTTTTGAACATTTACGAAAACTCGTCAGATCCTGGATCAAGTACTGTGCGACTCACCCATTTTTCTATAAAACAATATTATCTCTACCAAGACCCGCATTCTAGAAGCATTCTTATCCAAAACGAACATTTGAGACATTCCaacgaaaaaagagaaaacacgATCATCGCACAAATCTGTCTTCGATATATCCAATATGAAGAGGCATGGGGAATATCTGCTTCAAACAATTCAAGTCAGGTACAGGGATCTTTTAGAGATTATGCGGCGGAATTCTGGTCTCACCACGCCCGAGAAggtgacgaagaagatggcttGATGAATAAACTCATCGATGCATTATTTGATAGTCATGATTTGACTATATGGGAACGTTGGAGAGAGTATTACGactcaaaagaaaagagtagAGCGGAGACCTCGACGGAAGACAGCAAGAGTGAAGacacaaagagaaaacaaaaggaTCTTGCGCCCTTTACGCAACCCAGTCCGATATTTTATGCAGCAAAACTCAACTTAACGAATCTTACGCTAAGATTAATCCGAAAACACCCGGATCGATTGGATGATAGATCTATTTCCGGGGAGACAGcgcttgctgcagcttgcggAAACGGCAACGAACAGATTGCTCAAACATTAATATCATCCGGTGCAGATATCAGCTTGAAAACTTGGAGCGGACAATCTCCTCTACATCTGGCAGCTCGCAACGGTCACTTGAATCTGGTTCGGCTTTTGCTAGAGAGCGGGTCGGAAGTCAACGGCGCCGGCTTCCACCAGGCCACGCCTCTACATAgcgcagcagaagcaaaacagACTGAGATAGCTAAGCTACTTTTACAATACGGGGCCAATGTCATTGCTACAGACTCTGACGGGCACCCTCCCCTATTCTTTGCACTCAGGAGAAATGATATCAACATGGCACACCTGTTTATTGCCGCGGCCCCGGATCAAATAAAACAGGCGGGAAAGTATTATAAGTGGCTGCCACTTCACTTTACAGCTCATTTCGGCATTGTGGAATCTATGAGGCTCCTCCTTGACTGCGGAGCGGACCCCGATCTTGTTAGCGACCTGGGAAGTACTGCATTAGCCCTTGCTACCGATAATAGCGAGATCGTTCATCTGCTTATTGAAAAAGGGGCCGACCTGAATATACGAGATAGCAGCGGGAAGACAGCCATGATGTTTGCAGCTTGGGACAAGAACTCTGAGATCCTCCGGATGCTAGTAGAAAATGGAGCTAATCTGGACATGGTTGATGATAAAGGCGTCTGCGCTTTGCACTACGCGGTTGTCAGCGGTTCGGTTGACTGTGTCCGTATTCTCCTCGCGGCAGGAGCTGACCAAGAACTTTTAATGAGTGAAAATGAATactcgcctcttcttcttgcatcAGAAGATGGGCAAACTGAAATTgtcaggctgctgctcgagaaTGGAGCAAACCCTGAGATTAAGACTACTGAACCCACAACACCGTTAAGCGTGGCCATTGCGGGACGCCACGCCGAAGTCGTGAGCATTTTGCTCGAATATGGGGCAGATTACACTGCAGCCTTCTTTCGCTCAGCGTTAGTTCCGTCAGTCTTTGCAGCCAGTCTCGGACAAATTCCAATTCTCGAGGTCCTCCTTAGTTATGGCGTTGATATTTCTCTTCCAACTCCACGAGGTATCACTCCACTGATGGGAGCGTCGATGGCCCTTCAATTGTATACTATGCGATTTCTATTGGATAAAGGAGCTGATATCACCGCAGTTGACGGTAGCGGTCGCTCTGTGCTATTCTATGCCGCTGAACAGGGCGGCGCAGATGCCATAAAGCTTCTCCTCTCGAATGGCGCTAATGTCTTTGCAATTGACAATGATGGATGGACAGTTCTTCACTTTGCGGCTTTCAGAGGGCACGCAGATGTCGTTCGTGTACTTCTTGAAGCAGGAGCTGATAGACATGCAACCATTCCGCGTGGATATACAGCTCTGTTTTATGCGGTGGGAAGGGGGCATATTGAAACTCTACATGTCTTACTGGATGCAGGTTTAACAACTTTGGATCAAGCTGAGGATAGTATACTACATGTGGCATCGTTATATGGACAATTTGAGGTCATCAGAGACCAGCTACGCATATCTGACCAAGGAAGCATAGATCAAACAGAAGCTGAAGGACGAACACCTCTCTTCAATGCCGCAATGCGCGGATACGGTGATATAGTTGAGTTACTGCTTTCACAAAATGCTGATGTTAACAAACGAGACCGTTATAACTCTTCTGCATTATTCGCTGCGGTACGAAATGAACATCTGGAGGTTGTAAAACAGCTATTGGCAATAGATCAGGTGGTTCTGGACTATGAAGATTGCTTTGGACGATCAGTGTTTTCCTGGGCATACAGAAGCAAGAATCGCGAGCTGATTGAACTTTTGGAGCTCGCCGCCGCTAAAAGGAAACTCGAGGTTCAAAGCCACGCCGACACTTCAGCCCCGTCGGAGAGTTATACTTTTGGCCTGAATACTTCTTGGTGTGATATATGCACACGATGTATCCGGCTTGGCGCCAAATATTTTGAATGCAAATTATGTGCAGATTTTATGATCTGTTCGGAGTGCGCCGCTGCCGGGTTGAAGTGTCGGGAAACCTCACATGTATGGGAATCTAGATCTTAA
- a CDS encoding uncharacterized protein (EggNog:ENOG41~SECRETED:SignalP(1-16)) yields the protein MLVPSLIASWLTLSSASTLPILGLDLQVGAAQRAAYFLDNDPSGASVVSLNILSNGTLSNPVRASTKGNGSYGKWVVPNPPPPDNSGFSGPDSLFSADAIVVSGNFLFVVNAGSNTLSLFKIDPSNPQHLTLVGEPASTLGDFPVSVAYSEKINTACVLNGGTRAGVACFSVDEARGLAALDSSLRDITQTVKQTTPPSGPILTVSDIRFNPSSTGLFVTIKGSPPSSSGASPTLGSIYAWPVVGNKVSRTATISQPSGAILSFSLNFLGADDTALLTDAAGVAYILSVSSSLQATVEHTVALPSNEGLACWGVYVEELSSAYVLSASNYNITVVSPSTGSVMDTITLPATDVGVFDSASDRTYLYSLTNGPSLAVIDLAAKPQKMLQHLDLGAIGSRKGWQGMATYSSA from the exons ATGCTTGTTCCCTCGCTTATTGCTTCTTGGCTGACGCTCTCCTCGGCTTCAACACTCCCTATTTTGGGTTTGGATTTGCAAGTAGGAGCAGCACAACGCGCTGCCTATTTCCTTGACAATGACCCAAGTGGTGCTTCGGTCGTCTCTTTGAACATCTTGAGCAATGGCACTCTGTCTAATCCCGTGAGAGCTTCTACCAAAGGAAATGGTTCCTATGGAAAGTGGGTTGTGCCGAACCCTCCCCCCCCTGATAACTCTGGGTTTTCAGGGCCAGACAGCCTGTTCTCTGCCGACGCAATTGTTGTATCCGGcaactttctttttgttgtcAATGCTGGTAGCAACACATTGTCGTTATTTAAAATCGACCCCAGCAACCCTCAGCATCTCACACTTGTTGGCGAGCCTGCTAGTACGCTGGGTGATTTCCCAGTCTCGGTAGCCTACTCTGAGAAAATCAATACTG CTTGTGTTCTCAATGGTGGAACCAGGGCTGGTGTCGCTTGCTTCTCGGTTGATGAAGCTCGCGGTCTCGCAGCCTTGGACAGCAGCCTTCGCGACATCACCCAAACCGTTAAGCAAACGACGCCACCAAGTGGCCCCATCCTCACTGTCTCGGATATCAGGTTCAACCCGTCTTCAACAGGTCTCTTTGTCACCATCAAGGGCtcgcctccttcttcttcaggagCCAGTCCAACTCTGGGTTCAATCTACGCGTGGCCGGTAGTTGGTAACAAAGTTTCCAGGACAGCGACAATTTCGCAACCATCAGGTGCCATCTTGAGTTTTAGCCTCAACTTTTTGGGCGCAGATGATACAGCTCTACTTACAGATGCTGCGGGAGTTGCATATATTCTGTCTGTGTCTTCCAGCTTGCAGGCGACGGTCGAACACACAGTTGCGCTTCCGTCCAACGAAGGGCTCGCTTGCTGGGGCGTATACGTGGAAGAACTCAGCAGCGCTTATGTCTTGTCAGCAAGCAATTACAACATTACTGTTGTGAGCCCCAGCACGGGTTCCGTAATGGACACCATTACTTTGCCAGCAACTGATGTTGGTGTTTTTGACAGCGCATCTGACAGAACATATTTATACAGCCTTACTAATGGTCCAAGCCTTGCTGTGATTGATCTGGCCGCGAAGCCCCAGAAAATGCTCCAACATCTGGACTTGGGTGCGATAGGATCCAGGAAGGGCTGGCAGGGTATGGCTACTTATTCTAGTGCCTGA
- a CDS encoding uncharacterized protein (EggNog:ENOG41) has translation MAQSVVSVLQRPADSANQYLSIRSFIVSQSEILAALEDITQSKWSVSYVDADNLRQEGWRLLADGNPKQGIESIIRGALFQGRRDISVSQDALANTQLGLLTTNLRDYLESMDKSQ, from the coding sequence ATGGCGCAGAGCGTGGTGTCCGTTTTGCAAAGGCCTGCGGACAGTGCCAACCAATATCTATCCATCAGGAGCTTCATCGTTTCTCAATCAGAGATCCTTGCGGCCCTGGAGGACATTACACAGTCGAAATGGAGTGTATCTTACGTTGATGCCGATAATCTTCGCCAAGAAGGCTGGAGACTGCTTGCAGACGGTAACCCAAAGCAAGGCATCGAAAGTATCATCAGAGGTGCTCTCTTTCAAGGTCGGAGAGACATCTCAGTGTCTCAGGATGCCCTTGCGAATACACAGCTGGGATTACTGACCACGAATTTACGAGATTATTTAGAAAGTATGGATAAGAGTCAATAA
- a CDS encoding uncharacterized protein (EggNog:ENOG41), producing the protein MANSRNIAVLGGTGQVGRPIVKALIDAGFNVTVVTRNSSFNSEETNGAIFVTSDYTYGSLVKIFTGQVAVVSAVAARPPIAAQKVMVDAAIQAGVKRFIPSEYGSGSIAQPIEDFKKLMAPKTELIGYLREKCRLHPDFSWTCLSGGALFDVVGSNYRI; encoded by the exons ATGGCAAACTCTCGCAATATCGCAGTTCTCGGC GGAACTGGCCAAGTTGGTCGGCCAATTGTTAAAGCCTTGATAGACGCAGGCTTCAACGTCACGGTCGTGACTCGAAACTCAAGCTTCAATTCAGAGGAAACTAACGGTGCGATTTTCGTGACTAGCGATTACACCTACGGGTCACTTGTCAAGATCTTCACGGGCCAGGTGGCCGTGGTGAGCGCCGTAGCTGCTAGACCGCCAATTGCAGCTCAGAAAGTCATGGTCGATGCAGCAATTCAGGCCGGGGTCAAGCGATTTATTCCTAGCGAGTATGGCTCTGGCAGCATTGCTCAGCCAATTGAAGATTTCAAGAAGCTCATGGCACCCAAGACCGAATTGATTGGGTACCTGCGGGAAAAGTGTCGATTGCACCCGGATTTTAGTTGGACGTGTCTCTCTGGAGGCGCGTTGTTTGATGTGGTGGGCAGCAATTATCGTATCTGA
- a CDS encoding uncharacterized protein (EggNog:ENOG41~MEROPS:MER0005329~SECRETED:SignalP(1-20)), translated as MLFRSLVAAFGLGLALEVVASPLLRDKAPGKRDVPNTHTLHERHKPRITRHWNKRERLSPKIVLPMRIGLKQRNLDAGHTRLMEISTPGSTHYGKHMTSEEIIDFFAPAQSSVDAVIDWLVSSGIERQRISQSANKQWIQFDAAAEEAEDLLITDFYFWEDSTGSHRDIACDEYHVPTHIQEHIDYATPGIRMRENGALKRKLKKRREKVPGLRDGPIAENNIAYISAANDIPGVNSTTCSDFITADCIRVQYGVVNGTTAAPGNELGIFESLDDHYSTADLDQLLANLYPRYLDIPAGTYPENRLVDGAIGSYEDIVATLGPDWTSIGAESSLDFQASIPLIWPQTTVLFQTDDEYWEIVGSEGFFNTFLDAIDGSYCTYSAFNETGDCTDPSCADPFYPNTNYPAPIGYQGQLQCGVYKPTNVISISYSAIEDLLPNNYQYRQCNEYMKLGLQGVTVVISSGDDGVASHLGCIGSTAEPTVGTIFTPAFPQTCPYILTVGGTELRRPDPSAPPVEWEILEEVATTQFPSGGGFSNIHEVADYQKDAIQAYYDQVQASLPFSSYNQIIVNGSFDNITDVNQVYNSGGRGYPDVAAVGENQIIVYGGDYYTIGGTSLSAPLWGSILTLINEKRIAAGKSTLGFVNPALYAHPEAFNDITVGSNEGCSSPDETTLWGFPAAAGWDPVTGLGSPNYTALETVLVGL; from the exons ATGTTGTTTCGTTCTCTCGTCGCCGCTTTTGGCCTTGGGCTGGCCCTTGAAGTTGTTGCAAGTCCTCTTTTGCGCGACAAGGCCCCAGGCAAGCGTGATGTTCCCAACACGCACACGCTCCATGAACGGCACAAGCCTCGCATAACCCGGCACTGGAATAAGAGGGAAAGGCTGTCTCCCAAAATTGTTCTGCCGATGCGTATCGGCCTGAAGCAGCGTAACTTGGATGCAGGGCATACTAGACTTATGGAAAT CTCTACCCCAGGTTCCACCCATTACGGCAAACACATGACCTCGGAGGAGATTATCGACTTCTTTGCTCCTGCGCAGTCCAGTGTGGATGCTGTCATTGATTGGCTTGTGTCTTCCGGCATTGAAAGACAGCGCATTAGCCAATCGGCTAATAAACAG TGGATCCAATTTGATGCTGCAGCCGAAGAGGCTGAGGACCTCCTCATCACTGACTTCTACTTCTGGGAAGACAGCACAGGCTCGCATAGAGATATTGCCTGTGATGAGTACCACGTTCCCACTCATATCCAGGAACACATTGACTATGCTACTCCAGGCATTAGAATGCGAGAAAATGGGGCCTTGAAGCGAAAGCTAAAGAAGCGCAGAGAAAAGGTCCCTGGACTTAGGGACGGCCCAATTGCTGAGAATAACATTGCTTATATAAGTGCTGCAAACGACATCCCAGGTGTGAATTCTACCACTTGCAGCGATTTCATTACTGCAGATTGCATAAGAG TTCAGTACGGCGTTGTCAATGGTACGACCGCTGCTCCTGGAAACGAGCTTGGAATCTTTGAATCTCTGGACGATCATTACAGTACAGCTGATCTCGATCAGCTCTTGGCGAATCTTTATCC CAGATACCTTGATATCCCAGCTGGGACGTATCCCGAAAATCGACTTGTTGATGGTGCCATTGGGTCTTACGAAGACATCGTGGCTACTCTCGGTCCTGACTGGACCAGCATTGGAGCGGAATCTAGTTTGGACTTCCAGGCTTCCATCCCGCTTATATGGCCCCAGACAACCGTCTTGTTCCAGACAGATGATGAATATTGGGAGATTGTCGGATCTGAAGGTTTCTTCAACA CCTTCCTCGACGCTATTGATGGCAGTTACTGCACCTACAGCGCATTTAACGAGACTGGTGACTGCACCGACCCATCATGCGCCGATCCATTCTATCCAAACACCAATTATCCTGCGCCTATAGGATATCAAGGACAGCTCCAATGCGGCGTGTACAAGCCTACTAATGTGATATCTATTTCTTATAGCGCCATTGAAGATCTTCTTCCCAACAACTACCAGTACCGCCAATGCAACGAGTATATGAAGCTTGGCTTGCAGGGAGTTACCGTTGTTATATCATCGGGCGATGACGGTGTCGCATCTCACCTGGGTTGTATCGGTTCGACTGCGGAGCCCACTGTAGGGACTATATTCACACCAGCCTTCCCTCAGACGTGCCCTTATATCCTCACTGTTGGCGGTACGGAGCTGAGGCGGCCAGACCCTAGTGCGCCTCCAGTTGAGTGGGAGATACTCGAAGAGGTTGCTACTACTCAATTCCccagtggtggtggtttcAGCAATATCCACGAGGTCGCCGATTATCAGAAGGATGCCATCCAGGCGTACTATGATCAAGTGCAGGCTTCGTTGCCGTTTAGCTCGTATAACCAGATCATTGTTAACGGCAGCTTCGATAACATCACAGACGTCAATCAAGTGTATAACAGTGGTGGTCGAGGCTATCCAGACGTGGCTGCTGTAGGAGAGAATCAGATCATAGTCTATGGAGGAGACTATTACACAATTGGCGGGACCTCGCTTTCGGCTCCCCTCTGGGGTTCTATACTGACTCTCATCAACGAGAAGCGCATTGCTGCAGGAAAGAGCACGCTTGGATTTGTCAATCCAGCTCTG TATGCGCATCCGGAGGCCTTTAACGACATCACTGTGGGCAGTAACGAGGGCTGTAGCTCTCCTGACGAAACAACCCTGTGGGGTttccctgctgctgcgggaTGGGATCCAGTAACAGGACTAGG ATCTCCAAACTACACTGCTCTTGAAACGGTTCTAGTTGGTCTTTAG
- a CDS encoding uncharacterized protein (EggNog:ENOG41~SECRETED:SignalP(1-19)), producing the protein MRLSSILIFLTLGVIPSQGHYAPPIDHENRDKQDLGRLVEDIQAKVFKFLDNREAELDARNESTQCTTKNIVFRREYGSLTEAERLDYINAVKCLQKLSPRSPASVVPGARSRYDDFVAAHIQHTLSIHLTGNFLPWHRWLIHEYERALREECGYNGYQPYWDWPKYSSAPEKSPIFNGDPYSLGGNGDFIPHDGRIRQSPKNLPIAGLGMWVPPGLGGGFVTTGPFANMTVNLGPGDSVVYNPRRFKRDIGPFHNTRFANYTTILNILRQPNIEEFRYQVEGVPYSSEIVGPHIAGHTTIGGDPGADIYASPGDPAFYVHHTMVDRIWSLWQAIDPEIRHKKLGGEEYGHITWANTPPSRETKLSDIIDLGYASKSIQIEHVMNTLSGPFCYFYL; encoded by the exons ATGAGGCTATCCTCCATCTTAATCTTCCTTACTCTCGGGGTAATTCCCAGTCAAGGGCATTATGCGCCACCGATCGACCATGAGAATAGAGACAAACAGGACCTTGGGCGTCTTGTTGAAGACATACAGGCCAAAGTTTTCAAGTTTCTCGATAATAGGGAGGCTGAACTTGATGCAAGAAATGAGAGTACTCAATGTACAACAAAGAACATTGTTTTCCGCCGCGAATA CGGATCTCTTACTGAGGCCGAAAGATTAGACTACATCAATGCTGTGAAGTGTCTTCAGAAGTTATCGCCACGCTCTCCCGCGAGTGTGGTGCCTGGAGCGAGGTCTCGA TATGATGACTTTGTTGCGGCGCATATCCAGCACACGCTGTCTATACACCTCACCGGCAATTTTCTACCATGGCATCGCTGGCTTATACACGAATATGAGCGTGCATTGCGTGAGGAATGTGGCTACAATGGCTACCAGCCT TATTGGGACTGGCCCAAATATTCCTCGGCGCCAGAAAAATCTCCCATCTTCAACGGTGATCCCTACAGCTTGGGTGGGAATGGAGACTTTATTCCTCACGACGGACGTATCCGCCAGTCACCGAAAAATCTCCCTATCGCTGGACTCGGAATGTGGGTGCCTCCCGGCCTTGGGGGCGGTTTTGTTACCACAGGGCCATTCGCCAATATGACAGTCAATCTCGGTCCAGGCGACAGCGTGGTATATAATCCTCGACGTTTCAAGCGAGATATTGGCCCGTTCCATAACACTCGCTTCGCTAACTATACTACTATATTAA ACATACTACGACAGCCAAATATTGAAGAATTTCGGTATCAAGTAGAAGGTGTGCCCTACAGCAGCGAGATCGTTGGTCCTCATATCGCTGGACACACTACTATCGG CGGCGATCCTGGGGCCGATATATATGCCTCCCCTGGCGATCCAGCATTTTATGTGCACCACACAATGGTAGACCGAATTTGGAGTCTATG GCAAGCGATTGATCCTGAGATACGGCATAAAAAGCTAGGGGGCGAGGAATATGGGCACATCACCTGGGCAAACACGCCCCCTTCGAGGGAGACGAAGCTGAGTGACATTATCGACTTGGGGTATGCTAGCAAGTCTATACAGATTGAACATGTTATGAATACTCTGTCTGGGCCATTTTGCTACTTTTACCTGTAG